A stretch of the Uranotaenia lowii strain MFRU-FL chromosome 3, ASM2978415v1, whole genome shotgun sequence genome encodes the following:
- the LOC129753690 gene encoding acetyl-CoA acetyltransferase-like → MASSEEVYIVSAARTPIGNFLGTLSSLTAAELGAATIKEVLARAGIEPADVDEVILGQSLTAGQGQNPARQASLKAGVPKEVPAYLINMLCGSGLKTVALGYQAIRAGDAKIIVAGGQESMSKSPHVMHLRNGTKMGEAKMVDTMLNDGLTDAFYDLHMGVTAENLAKEFSISREEQDAFAAKSQQLTEESQKNGYFKEEIVAVQVPGRKETITFDKDEYPKHGTTAESLSKLKPCFIKDGTVTPGNASGINDSAATVCLASGEEVKKRGLKPLARIVAYAQTGICPKTMGAGPISAVQKVVEKAGWKLDDVDLFELNEAFAAQALAVNKGLGVNGDKVNVGGGAIALGHPIGASGCRVLVTLLYALKRTGGKKGVASR, encoded by the exons ATGGCATCATCAGAGGAAGTTTACATCGTATCGGCCGCCAGGACCCCCATCG GCAACTTCCTGGGCACCTTATCGTCTCTTACGGCTGCCGAACTTGGAGCGGCAACCATCAAGGAGGTTTTGGCCCGAGCCGGAATCGAACCTGCCGATGTGGACGAAGTTATCCTGGGCCAATCGCTGACCGCTGGCCAAGGTCAAAACCCGGCCCGGCAGGCCTCCCTCAAAGCTGGAGTACCCAAAGAGGTGCCGGCCTATCTGATCAACATGCTGTGCGGATCCGGCCTCAAGACCGTTGCCCTAGGTTACCAGGCCATTCGTGCCGGGGATGCAAAGATCATAGTAGCCGGTGGCCAGGAGAGCATGTCCAAATCTCCGCACGTGATGCACCTGCGAAATGGAACCAAAATGGGCGAAGCCAAAATGGTCGATACCATGTTGAACGACGGCCTCACTGATGCCTTCTACGATCTGCATATGGGTGTGACGGCAGAGAACCTGGCCAAGGAGTTCAGCATTAGCCGAGAGGAGCAGGATGCGTTCGCAGCCAAGAGCCAACAGTTGACCGAGGAATCGCAGAAGAACGGTTACTTCAAGGAGGAAATTGTTGCCGTGCAGGTTCCGGGAAGGAAGGAGACGATCACCTTCGACAAGGACGAATACCCCAAACATGGCACAACGGCCGAGAGCTTGTCCAAGCTGAAGCCGTGCTTCATTAAGGACGGAACCGTTACGCCTGGGAATGCGTCCGGAATCAACGATTCAGCGGCGACGGTTTGTTTGGCTTCCGGCGAGGAGGTCAAGAAGCGTGGCCTGAAACCTTTGGCCCGAATCGTTGCCTACGCCCAAACCGGAATCTGTCCCAAGACGATGGGAGCCGGCCCGATTAGTGCTGTTCAGAAAGTG gtTGAAAAAGCTGGCTGGAAGTTGGATGATGTCGATCTGTTCGAGCTGAACGAGGCCTTCGCAGCGCAAGCCTTGGCCGTTAACAAGGGCCTGGGAGTTAATGGGGATAAGGTCAACGTTGGAGGTGGTGCGATAGCCTTGGGTCACCCTATTGGAGCGTCAG GCTGCCGTGTTTTGGTAACGCTGTTGTACGCCCTCAAGCGCACTGGAGGAAAGAAAGGTGTGGCTTC GAGGTGA